The proteins below come from a single Miscanthus floridulus cultivar M001 chromosome 1, ASM1932011v1, whole genome shotgun sequence genomic window:
- the LOC136548885 gene encoding thaumatin-like protein 1b translates to MARCPAHVALCSLALLLLLPAARSATFMMTNNCGYTVWPGLLSGAGTAPLSTTGFALAHGASATVDAPASWSGRMWARTLCATDAATGKFTCSTGDCGSGSVQCNGAGAAPPATLAEFTLDGSGGLDFFDVSLVDGYNIPMLIVPQGAGGGGGNGSADSGKCMATGCLVDLNGACPADLRVMATSTSGAGGAVACRSACEAFGTPQYCCSGAYGNPNTCRPSTYSQFFKNACPRAYSYAYDDSTSTFTCATGISYAITFCPSTTSGKYSGENPQAAGVQPTNGSMVYLGGEQLATGAASVKAARASQLLLAALAAVALL, encoded by the exons ATGGCGCGGTGCCCAGCTCATGTCGCTCTCTGCTCACTTGCTCTGCTCCTCCTGCTTCCAG CTGCGCGGTCGGCGACGTTCATGATGACCAACAACTGCGGCTACACGGTGTGGCCGGGGCTGCTGTCCGGTGCCGGCACGGCTCCGCTCTCCACGACGGGGTTCGCGCTGGCGCACGGCGCGTCCGCGACGGTGGACGCCCCCGCGAGCTGGTCGGGCCGGATGTGGGCGCGCACGCTCTGCGCCACGGACGCCGCCACCGGCAAGTTTACTTGCTCCACGGGCGACTGTGGCTCGGGCAGTGTCCAGTgcaacggcgccggcgccgctccGCCCGCCACGCTGGCGGAGTTCACGCTTGATGGCTCCGGCGGCCTGGACTTCTTCGACGTCAGCCTCGTGGACGGTTACAACATCCCAATGCTCATTGTTCCgcagggcgcgggcggcggcggcggcaatgggTCCGCTGACTCCGGCAAGTGCATGGCCACCGGCTGCCTTGTGGATCTCAATGGTGCATGCCCGGCCGATTTGAGGGTCATGGCCACGTCGACGTCCGGCGCCGGCGGGGCCGTGGCGTGCCGTAGCGCGTGTGAGGCGTTCGGGACGCCGCAGTACTGCTGCAGCGGCGCTTATGGGAATCCCAACACGTGCCGGCCGTCGACGTACTCGCAGTTCTTCAAGAACGCTTGCCCGCGCGCCTACAGCTACGCCTACGACGACTCCACCTCCACCTTCACGTGCGCCACCGGCATCAGCTACGCCATCACCTTCTGCCCGAGCACCACGAG CGGGAAGTACTCCGGCGAGAACCCGCAGGCCGCGGGCGTGCAGCCCACGAACGGCTCCATGGTCTACCTCGGCGGCGAGCAGCTCGCCACCGGCGCCGCCTCCGTCAAGGCGGCCCGTGCGTCGCAGCTCCTCCTAGCCGCCCTCGCCGCCGTCGCGCTGCTCTGA